One window of Mediterraneibacter gnavus ATCC 29149 genomic DNA carries:
- a CDS encoding extracellular solute-binding protein has translation MVTIKDVAKKADVSIATVSNYLNRTKPVSKELGARIQNAVDELGYSLNLNAKILKTAQYMDIGVILPSLNDSYYVQLFQGIKTYFQNTNYFINLVFSNNIPELEVTIAQNLKRKQICGLILVSCQPENWKFYYDNFTSKKIPLVLIDRKIYGLETNFVSCNNRVLIRNMVDELLKRKMENIFLLSGPEKFYCELECMKGMRDAFENNGKQNVSDYFIQTNMGKEDAFRKTLQLLKRKKPDAIVTTSESLALGIIEGIRLIGYTTVDIPIFTLGEQHWNLHTHSFATNSLVRPAMNLGKTASKLLLEQLESPLTKESEKIILAGCSSDWEHEKRYLSVKKKPESEQKKLRVLMLDTPQVESISGLILNFEKRTGIKMEIITMPHNELYNTILTTYSENQEKSYDVFMYDMPWLSFLAAEGILEDISDKMKEMDLELFFPGALKYYSMFNGRYFGIPFMYAPQVLFYRKDLFEDVAVKKEYEKQNNISLRPPVTLKEFNTISEFFSDKTNIIEYGTSIPTAYNECLTPEVYMRLKAFGGHIFDQKGNVVFESDQTLRAYINFLRAIKFAKPDYRIATDMSAAQDFIDGKIAMLISYPSFLRNIPDLRKNSMIGSIGYHLIPGRTPLLGGWSLGINQHSSNKEEAFQFLKWTCEEQTANYTTLLGGLTIMVS, from the coding sequence ATGGTAACAATAAAAGATGTCGCAAAAAAGGCAGATGTTTCGATTGCTACAGTTTCTAATTATTTAAATCGGACAAAACCTGTAAGCAAAGAACTTGGGGCAAGAATTCAAAATGCAGTGGATGAATTGGGCTATTCTCTCAATCTGAATGCAAAGATTTTGAAGACTGCACAATATATGGATATTGGTGTGATCTTACCGAGTTTAAATGATTCTTATTATGTGCAGCTTTTTCAAGGAATTAAGACGTATTTTCAAAATACGAACTATTTTATTAATTTGGTGTTTTCCAATAATATTCCCGAACTGGAAGTTACCATTGCTCAAAATTTGAAACGGAAACAAATATGCGGGTTGATTTTAGTTTCATGTCAGCCGGAAAATTGGAAATTTTATTACGATAATTTTACCTCGAAAAAAATTCCTTTGGTGTTGATCGACAGAAAAATATATGGATTGGAAACCAATTTTGTGTCTTGTAATAATCGAGTCCTGATTCGAAATATGGTGGATGAATTGCTGAAAAGAAAGATGGAAAACATATTTTTGCTGTCAGGGCCAGAGAAATTTTACTGTGAACTGGAATGCATGAAAGGAATGCGGGATGCATTTGAAAACAATGGAAAACAGAACGTTTCTGACTATTTTATTCAAACCAACATGGGGAAAGAAGATGCTTTCCGCAAGACATTACAGTTGTTAAAGAGGAAGAAACCGGATGCAATTGTTACAACATCAGAATCGCTGGCATTGGGGATTATTGAAGGGATTCGTTTGATCGGATATACAACGGTCGATATTCCGATATTTACGTTGGGAGAACAGCACTGGAATCTCCATACGCATTCTTTTGCAACCAATTCTCTGGTGCGTCCGGCTATGAATTTGGGAAAGACAGCTTCGAAATTATTATTAGAACAACTGGAATCACCATTGACAAAAGAATCGGAGAAAATTATATTGGCGGGATGCAGTTCAGACTGGGAGCATGAGAAGAGGTATCTGTCGGTAAAGAAAAAACCGGAATCAGAACAGAAAAAATTACGGGTTTTAATGTTGGATACCCCACAAGTCGAATCTATTTCCGGATTGATTCTTAATTTTGAGAAAAGAACAGGAATAAAAATGGAAATTATTACAATGCCTCATAATGAACTGTACAATACGATCTTAACGACGTATTCAGAAAATCAGGAAAAGTCTTATGATGTGTTTATGTATGATATGCCCTGGCTTTCCTTCCTGGCCGCAGAAGGAATTTTGGAAGACATTTCTGACAAAATGAAAGAGATGGATTTAGAACTCTTTTTCCCGGGAGCTCTGAAGTATTATAGTATGTTCAATGGTCGATATTTTGGAATTCCGTTTATGTATGCACCACAGGTACTTTTTTATCGAAAAGATTTGTTTGAAGATGTTGCGGTCAAAAAAGAGTACGAAAAGCAAAACAATATTTCACTGCGACCACCGGTTACATTGAAAGAATTTAATACAATTTCTGAATTTTTTTCCGATAAAACAAATATTATCGAATATGGAACTTCAATTCCAACGGCTTATAACGAATGCTTAACACCAGAAGTTTACATGAGATTGAAAGCATTTGGCGGACACATTTTTGATCAGAAAGGAAATGTAGTGTTTGAATCAGACCAGACACTGCGTGCATATATTAATTTCCTGCGAGCAATAAAATTTGCAAAACCAGACTATAGAATTGCAACAGATATGAGCGCAGCGCAGGATTTTATAGACGGAAAAATAGCAATGTTAATTTCCTATCCGTCATTCTTGAGAAATATTCCGGATTTGAGAAAAAATAGTATGATAGGTTCTATCGGGTATCATTTAATTCCCGGGCGAACCCCTTTATTGGGAGGGTGGAGCCTTGGGATCAATCAGCATTCTTCAAACAAAGAAGAAGCATTTCAGTTTTTAAAATGGACGTGCGAAGAACAAACAGCGAATTATACTACGTTGCTGGGAGGGCTGACTATAATGGTATCGTAA
- a CDS encoding substrate-binding domain-containing protein — translation MKKKVITAILLSCVSISCLFGCGEQNTQADNTTDKDKGKYHFEIIVQSYQSSYWQAAALGIQEAAADLNVDVNCTGPNTESDIADQVNMINSAINSSPDGIGIAACDQNSVLDSLQKAYNKKIPVVCFDSGVPDAPEGSVYSTIASDNYKAGELAAENLYDALKDTLAAASSPVRIGEINQEATSESIISRGMGFIDKFSELAKNDGKKVAVTGHEYYTDHCKDPGNISDADIVIEVAVPAQTTVELCATEASKILNKEDTVAIYGSNQVAAEGILTANVNLNVLGSDPTQNVLAVGFDAGATIKTAVRDGIMLGAVTQAPMEMGRVTVETLTKIADNETVSDIATPCYWYHAQNMDEDKIAPNLYD, via the coding sequence ATGAAAAAAAAGGTAATTACAGCAATATTACTTAGTTGTGTATCCATCTCATGTCTATTTGGATGTGGTGAACAAAATACGCAGGCAGATAATACAACTGATAAAGACAAAGGCAAATATCATTTTGAGATTATCGTGCAAAGCTATCAATCTTCTTATTGGCAGGCTGCTGCGCTTGGAATTCAGGAAGCTGCCGCTGATCTCAATGTAGATGTAAATTGTACGGGACCTAACACTGAGTCAGACATTGCCGATCAGGTAAATATGATCAACAGCGCGATCAACAGCTCACCTGATGGGATTGGAATCGCTGCCTGCGATCAAAATTCTGTCTTAGATTCTTTGCAGAAAGCTTACAATAAAAAAATCCCTGTTGTGTGTTTTGACTCTGGTGTACCAGATGCCCCGGAAGGATCTGTCTACTCCACAATAGCAAGTGACAACTATAAGGCAGGGGAATTAGCTGCTGAAAATTTGTACGATGCTTTAAAAGATACCTTAGCTGCTGCTTCTTCACCGGTTAGAATTGGGGAAATCAACCAGGAAGCAACTTCTGAATCCATTATTTCCAGAGGAATGGGATTTATCGATAAATTTAGCGAACTGGCGAAAAATGACGGGAAAAAAGTAGCCGTAACAGGACATGAATATTATACCGACCACTGTAAGGATCCTGGAAATATCTCAGATGCGGACATCGTAATTGAAGTTGCTGTCCCTGCACAGACAACCGTAGAATTATGTGCAACAGAAGCTTCAAAAATTTTAAATAAAGAAGACACAGTTGCTATTTATGGCTCTAATCAGGTCGCCGCAGAAGGAATTTTAACAGCCAATGTCAATTTAAATGTTTTAGGATCCGATCCAACTCAAAATGTCCTGGCGGTTGGATTTGACGCTGGAGCAACGATCAAAACTGCTGTGCGTGACGGAATTATGCTAGGTGCTGTAACACAGGCTCCTATGGAAATGGGCCGGGTTACCGTGGAAACATTAACAAAAATCGCAGACAATGAAACTGTCTCCGACATTGCAACCCCTTGCTATTGGTACCATGCTCAAAATATGGACGAGGATAAAATCGCCCCGAACTTATACGACTAA
- a CDS encoding sensory rhodopsin transducer, with protein sequence MNYGSKIWIFPDAECPPEGVNSIPGHESIIITNTCDCDAHITLTLFFTDKDPVQLSEVTVNARRVRCLRTNSEQDFGNYTVPISEQYAIMLESDCPVIAQYGRADPRTVAFYTTPGYNTN encoded by the coding sequence ATGAATTATGGAAGTAAAATCTGGATATTTCCAGATGCGGAATGTCCGCCTGAAGGCGTAAACAGTATACCAGGACATGAATCTATTATAATAACGAATACATGTGACTGTGATGCACATATTACGCTTACCTTGTTTTTCACAGACAAAGATCCTGTTCAACTGTCTGAGGTCACAGTAAATGCCAGACGTGTACGATGCCTTCGGACAAATAGTGAACAGGACTTTGGGAACTATACTGTGCCTATCAGCGAACAATATGCCATTATGCTGGAAAGTGATTGTCCTGTCATCGCACAATACGGCAGAGCTGATCCGAGAACTGTAGCTTTTTATACAACACCCGGGTACAACACAAATTAG
- a CDS encoding M24 family metallopeptidase: MSTNKRIFIPDHEYQERIQNAAKLIEKEHLDVLIVNSNEADYANARYFSGFWPLFERAGVAISASGDAALMVGPESRYFAADRSKIEKIFILKEYRESADPAYPELTPDTFQDVFHAIGVTQKNIRIGVASYLDTSVVIMDGIRAAFPDAEIVRADHIMTALRSVKSKNEINCLREGYRIAELAMQQVIQEIQPGMTELQMVGVAQRVIYENGAEYEGLPMYVFSESSTRHAISRSSYREFQKNDIVQLNLSARIDGYSAAVGYPIVLGKLEGRCREVVLFGLEAHRWTQKQIKAGIPASQIAKNFYNYYVDNGFKDNFVYGPLHGTGMIEVEAPWVETDSNYNLLENMTFQIDTFISTDTFGVRWEKGIAVTENGCDVLSQEIGTLYELDF, from the coding sequence ATGAGTACAAACAAAAGAATTTTTATACCTGATCATGAATACCAGGAAAGAATCCAAAATGCTGCAAAGCTGATTGAAAAAGAACATCTTGATGTTCTGATTGTCAATTCGAATGAAGCTGATTACGCAAATGCAAGATATTTTTCTGGCTTCTGGCCACTTTTTGAACGTGCCGGGGTTGCCATCTCTGCATCCGGAGATGCTGCCCTTATGGTAGGGCCTGAAAGCCGCTATTTTGCCGCTGACCGTTCTAAGATTGAAAAGATTTTTATTTTAAAGGAATATAGAGAGAGTGCAGACCCAGCCTATCCGGAATTAACTCCAGATACCTTCCAGGATGTATTTCATGCAATTGGAGTGACACAAAAAAATATCCGGATTGGCGTAGCCAGCTATTTGGATACATCCGTTGTGATTATGGATGGAATCAGAGCTGCTTTTCCAGATGCTGAAATCGTACGCGCAGATCATATCATGACTGCTTTGCGATCTGTAAAATCAAAAAATGAGATCAATTGTTTAAGAGAAGGATATCGCATTGCTGAATTGGCAATGCAGCAGGTTATTCAGGAAATACAACCAGGAATGACCGAATTGCAAATGGTCGGAGTCGCTCAGCGCGTAATTTATGAAAATGGTGCAGAATATGAAGGACTCCCTATGTACGTTTTCTCCGAGTCCTCTACCAGACATGCTATTTCACGGTCTTCGTACCGGGAATTCCAGAAGAATGATATCGTACAATTAAATTTATCCGCAAGGATTGATGGGTACTCTGCCGCTGTCGGTTATCCAATCGTATTGGGAAAATTGGAAGGAAGATGCAGAGAAGTGGTTCTTTTCGGATTAGAGGCTCATCGGTGGACTCAAAAACAAATTAAAGCTGGAATCCCGGCATCTCAGATCGCCAAAAACTTTTATAACTATTATGTAGACAATGGATTTAAAGATAATTTTGTTTATGGACCTTTACATGGCACGGGAATGATCGAAGTAGAAGCTCCTTGGGTAGAGACTGATTCCAACTACAATTTACTGGAAAACATGACATTCCAAATCGATACCTTCATTTCAACAGATACCTTTGGTGTTCGCTGGGAAAAAGGCATTGCCGTAACAGAAAACGGCTGTGATGTTCTGTCCCAGGAAATCGGAACTTTATATGAATTAGATTTCTAA
- a CDS encoding Rpn family recombination-promoting nuclease/putative transposase: MKKEKTTQFLMKPKVDFCFKELMQDEEVRNAFLAAVLGINLEEIVESRILPSHLRQKDKADKLGILDVRVLLNNKEQIDIEIQVTSSEYWAERTLFYLGKMFVDQLKPGEDYQKLEKCIHVGILNFTLFDDQEYYSRFHFWSDQGRKMYSDKYEIHTLELPKLAKHEYPETELLKWLQFINAETKEEFEMAAEKSEYIKKAYEDLNRISADEEKRLEYEARERAIRDHQYFSTVYKETGLREGRKEGLKIGRQEGLQEGRQEGRQEGIQAVVELLQEMGMEKEIVCVKIQERFQFSLSDAAKEVEKYWKS, translated from the coding sequence ATGAAGAAAGAAAAAACAACACAATTTTTAATGAAGCCAAAGGTAGATTTCTGTTTTAAAGAACTGATGCAAGATGAAGAGGTGCGCAATGCATTTCTGGCAGCAGTACTTGGGATCAATCTGGAAGAAATCGTTGAGAGCAGGATTTTGCCGTCCCACCTGCGTCAGAAAGACAAAGCTGATAAACTGGGGATTCTGGATGTACGGGTATTGCTAAATAATAAGGAGCAGATCGATATTGAAATCCAGGTGACATCCAGTGAATACTGGGCAGAACGTACCTTGTTTTATCTGGGAAAGATGTTTGTGGATCAGCTAAAACCGGGAGAAGACTATCAAAAATTAGAAAAATGTATTCATGTCGGGATTTTAAATTTTACATTGTTTGATGATCAAGAATACTATTCCCGCTTTCATTTCTGGTCGGATCAGGGAAGAAAGATGTATAGTGATAAGTATGAAATCCATACGCTGGAACTTCCCAAGCTGGCAAAACATGAGTATCCGGAGACAGAGCTGCTGAAATGGCTTCAGTTTATCAATGCAGAGACCAAGGAGGAATTTGAAATGGCAGCGGAAAAAAGCGAATATATTAAGAAGGCGTATGAGGATTTGAACCGGATCAGCGCAGATGAAGAAAAGCGTCTGGAATATGAAGCAAGAGAGCGTGCGATTCGAGATCACCAGTATTTTTCTACTGTTTACAAAGAGACTGGGCTTAGAGAGGGACGAAAAGAAGGCCTAAAAATAGGCCGACAAGAGGGTCTGCAAGAGGGGCGACAGGAGGGCCGGCAAGAAGGCATACAGGCCGTAGTAGAGTTGCTTCAGGAAATGGGAATGGAGAAAGAAATTGTATGTGTAAAAATTCAGGAAAGATTTCAGTTTTCTCTGTCAGATGCAGCAAAGGAGGTAGAAAAGTACTGGAAATCATAG
- a CDS encoding transposase has protein sequence MSILISIFILGYHGKTTDFAKNSSCHRTTIAHFLNSGKWDDSLLSDTLKCSVIEIIYSEAARTGKPVFCIVDDTIASKTKPSSRALHPIEDAYFHQSHLKGKQDYGHQAVAVMLSCNGIVLNYAFVIYNKSISKIDIVQSIAKELPVPPVMSYFLCDCWYVSEKIINTFAQRGFHTIGALKTNRLLYPSGMKKKLRELAAELSVTHREFDLVTVKKRNYYVYRYEGNLNGIENAVVLLSYPEKAFGNPKALRAFISTNAALSTQEILSWYVCRWPIEVFFRQCKDKLALDSYQIRSAQGIKRYWLLMSLAHFMCAVGTGRFCSFETGYHEICDTIQLEKYRYLFQCAKESNDFDSFMKFAV, from the coding sequence ATGAGTATCCTAATCAGTATTTTCATTTTAGGATATCATGGAAAAACTACGGACTTTGCTAAAAACAGTTCCTGCCACAGAACGACGATTGCCCATTTTCTCAATTCCGGAAAATGGGATGATTCATTACTTTCAGATACGTTAAAATGCTCTGTCATTGAGATTATTTATTCAGAAGCAGCACGCACCGGAAAGCCTGTTTTCTGCATTGTGGACGATACGATTGCTTCAAAGACAAAGCCTTCGTCACGGGCTTTACATCCGATTGAAGATGCGTATTTTCACCAATCCCATTTAAAGGGAAAACAGGACTACGGGCATCAGGCAGTTGCTGTTATGCTTTCCTGCAATGGCATTGTTCTGAACTATGCTTTTGTAATCTACAATAAGTCAATTTCCAAGATTGACATTGTACAAAGCATTGCAAAGGAGCTGCCTGTTCCACCGGTAATGTCCTATTTTCTTTGCGACTGCTGGTATGTTTCTGAAAAGATAATCAATACCTTTGCACAGAGAGGGTTCCATACCATCGGTGCTTTGAAAACAAACCGTTTGCTGTATCCATCGGGAATGAAAAAGAAACTTCGTGAACTGGCCGCCGAATTGTCTGTTACACATCGTGAATTTGACCTTGTGACAGTCAAAAAACGAAACTATTATGTGTACCGGTACGAGGGAAACCTCAACGGCATAGAAAATGCGGTAGTTCTTTTGAGTTATCCGGAAAAAGCATTTGGTAATCCCAAAGCATTGCGTGCTTTCATCAGTACAAACGCAGCCCTATCTACACAGGAGATTCTTTCCTGGTATGTGTGTCGATGGCCGATTGAAGTATTTTTCCGCCAGTGTAAGGATAAACTGGCACTGGACAGCTATCAGATACGCTCTGCACAGGGAATCAAAAGGTACTGGCTGCTTATGTCACTGGCACATTTCATGTGTGCAGTGGGTACTGGTAGGTTCTGTTCATTTGAAACTGGATATCACGAAATCTGTGATACCATTCAGCTGGAAAAGTATCGTTATCTTTTTCAATGCGCAAAGGAAAGCAATGATTTTGATTCATTTATGAAATTCGCAGTGTAG
- a CDS encoding sensor histidine kinase — protein sequence MEYIRRIWSEIKEEKIWFVILMCTELVSLFFLWLSGIEQFKVLAGLETSCFVIIFLYAVIWNVRKEQKKKERFLTFLADPSEENERLAIGGAGNEEQEILREIGVYLRKAYRQADAGRIQEEEYERYVELWAHEVKIPLSLFTLLLENRSEEMSPTVYKKMEHVRLQMQSYVEQMLYYARVKAVNKEYLFEEISLEECCREVLDEYRLYLEEKQILVQLDLKEKTVLSDRKSLCFMLSQLIANSIKYTGYEAEKCPKLKISSGNENNRVSLSVCDNGCGVKPYELRYLFEKGFTGENSQKKSTGMGLYLVRQIGQELKIEVEAVSVYGKGMEIRLWFPVV from the coding sequence ATGGAATATATCAGACGAATCTGGAGCGAGATCAAAGAAGAAAAAATATGGTTTGTGATCCTTATGTGTACAGAACTGGTATCGCTATTCTTTCTGTGGCTGTCGGGGATAGAGCAGTTCAAAGTTCTGGCAGGACTGGAAACCAGTTGTTTTGTAATTATTTTCTTGTATGCAGTAATCTGGAACGTAAGGAAAGAGCAGAAAAAGAAAGAGCGGTTTCTTACATTTCTGGCGGATCCGAGTGAAGAAAATGAGAGACTTGCGATCGGGGGAGCAGGAAATGAAGAACAGGAAATCCTGCGGGAGATCGGGGTATATCTTCGAAAAGCATACAGGCAGGCTGATGCAGGGAGGATACAGGAAGAAGAATATGAACGGTATGTAGAATTATGGGCACATGAAGTGAAAATTCCATTATCTCTTTTTACACTTTTGCTTGAGAACAGAAGTGAGGAGATGTCACCGACAGTATACAAAAAAATGGAGCATGTCAGACTGCAGATGCAGTCCTATGTAGAGCAGATGTTATATTATGCCAGGGTTAAAGCAGTGAATAAAGAGTATTTGTTTGAAGAGATAAGTCTGGAAGAATGCTGCCGGGAGGTGCTGGATGAATACCGTCTGTATCTGGAAGAAAAGCAGATCCTGGTGCAGTTGGATCTGAAAGAGAAAACCGTACTGTCAGACCGGAAAAGTCTGTGTTTTATGCTCAGTCAGCTGATCGCGAATTCCATCAAATACACAGGATATGAAGCCGAAAAGTGTCCGAAGCTGAAAATCAGTTCCGGAAATGAGAACAACAGAGTCAGCCTTTCTGTCTGCGACAATGGGTGTGGCGTAAAACCATATGAACTCCGCTATCTTTTTGAAAAAGGATTTACAGGAGAGAACAGCCAGAAAAAATCGACAGGGATGGGATTGTATCTGGTACGGCAGATCGGACAGGAATTAAAGATAGAAGTAGAAGCAGTGTCAGTCTACGGAAAAGGAATGGAAATCAGACTCTGGTTTCCGGTGGTGTAG
- a CDS encoding response regulator transcription factor: MQKIMIVEDDEFLREELENIYHKAGYEVCCVTDFPETGAVCEAEHPDLLVLDLGLPGISGFALCKEIRKKGSLPILVLTSRDKMQDELKALELGADEYLTKPCHKDRLLARTENLLKRAMGNAHLLDGDDFLFDTRTYTVCQGKDACHIPENQGKILKILLEYAGTEVKKECISKVLWGTTEYIDENALQVNVTRLKKTLKALGLENRIETIRGRGYRWKREQ, translated from the coding sequence ATGCAAAAAATCATGATCGTAGAAGACGATGAATTCCTTCGGGAAGAACTGGAAAATATTTATCATAAGGCAGGCTATGAGGTATGCTGTGTAACGGATTTTCCAGAAACCGGTGCTGTCTGTGAGGCAGAGCATCCGGATTTGTTAGTGCTGGATCTGGGACTTCCGGGAATCAGTGGATTTGCACTTTGTAAAGAAATACGAAAGAAAGGCAGCCTTCCTATTCTTGTGCTGACCTCCAGGGATAAAATGCAGGATGAGTTGAAAGCACTGGAGCTGGGAGCTGACGAATATCTGACGAAGCCGTGTCATAAAGACCGTCTGCTGGCAAGGACAGAAAATCTGCTGAAACGGGCAATGGGGAATGCACATTTACTGGATGGAGACGATTTTCTTTTTGATACCAGAACCTATACGGTCTGTCAGGGGAAAGATGCCTGTCATATTCCGGAAAATCAGGGGAAGATCTTAAAAATTCTTTTGGAATATGCAGGAACAGAGGTGAAAAAAGAATGCATTTCAAAGGTATTGTGGGGAACAACCGAATACATTGATGAAAATGCGCTTCAAGTCAATGTGACAAGGCTGAAAAAGACATTAAAAGCGCTTGGTCTGGAGAATCGGATAGAAACAATCCGTGGCAGAGGATATCGGTGGAAGAGAGAGCAGTAA
- a CDS encoding ABC transporter permease translates to MFSELIRRNSKRNRQENTLYFVTMILTVAAFYIILALDHQDVMIFLKEMERDAVNKLLMLIPILYVVSLCLLYFLVYFTDKYQMERRSHEFGTYVMLGMKKRSLFQMLFLEDLRNIVYALVIGIPGALLISELTSLITAKLAGFGILRHQFTFSGSAALWTVIGICGIKMLARFVLCIKLWKKEVYELLSREQKEKQRAFSPIKTCVKLMMGIILLAVAYGIGCGILSSELGIKRMFRMTAILCFCGVLGTFFFFQGLAYLFDRICRKLPGKKLWTFTCRQLQEAVFLKSSSLAISSLLILFAIICCSYGVGMSGQLGQQDTAGIDFTFDEKKETLEEVLSSQKVDQYFSNLFEVRNGLLWTDLDFTEGMEERKVYAYDCEELHERLKNRLNPYSWEESPFLIAESGYNEILRSKGMEPLNLKEHQMAIYGHPTYLSDETAKSVEKLLKEKVFVQIEETDYEIIPRVCNDNLVADRMLTIMYGFIVPDEVFDVFVADGSYSYWNGILGPVLVKEEGLLKAVMSVNDRLKTTDLHYESYLGTAGRHMFYQVALGYTTIYLAVIFLIIANTLIGVQFLIQQEKTGARYSVLLTLGSNYKELCHCAKVQIWWHYGLVLSVAFFSSVFGVWTLFRLIGQVQEVKVFWQMAGSVFLFLCLIETAYIIGVIKTSNRRILKFIQRKRQE, encoded by the coding sequence ATGTTCTCTGAACTGATCAGACGAAACAGTAAACGAAACCGGCAGGAAAACACGCTGTATTTTGTTACGATGATTCTCACGGTGGCGGCATTTTATATTATCCTTGCGCTGGATCATCAGGATGTGATGATCTTTCTGAAAGAGATGGAGAGAGATGCTGTAAACAAGCTGCTGATGCTGATTCCGATTTTATATGTGGTATCTCTGTGCCTGCTTTATTTCCTGGTATATTTTACGGATAAGTATCAGATGGAACGGCGAAGTCATGAGTTTGGAACCTATGTGATGCTTGGTATGAAGAAAAGAAGTCTGTTTCAGATGCTTTTTCTGGAAGATCTGCGAAATATTGTGTATGCGCTTGTGATCGGGATCCCGGGGGCGCTGCTGATCTCGGAACTTACAAGCCTGATTACGGCGAAGCTTGCAGGATTTGGAATTCTGCGTCATCAGTTTACATTTTCCGGTTCGGCTGCATTGTGGACAGTTATTGGGATTTGCGGAATTAAAATGCTTGCCCGGTTTGTGCTTTGCATCAAGCTTTGGAAAAAAGAGGTTTATGAATTGTTATCCCGTGAACAGAAGGAAAAACAGCGTGCATTTTCGCCCATAAAAACGTGTGTGAAGCTGATGATGGGAATCATTCTTCTGGCAGTAGCCTATGGGATCGGATGCGGGATACTGAGTTCGGAACTTGGGATAAAACGAATGTTTCGTATGACTGCAATTTTATGTTTTTGTGGAGTACTCGGTACATTCTTTTTCTTTCAGGGCCTGGCATATCTATTTGATAGGATATGCAGAAAACTTCCAGGGAAAAAGCTCTGGACATTTACATGCCGTCAGCTGCAGGAAGCGGTATTTTTAAAATCATCTTCGTTGGCAATTTCTTCCCTTCTGATTCTGTTTGCGATCATATGTTGTTCCTATGGAGTCGGGATGAGTGGGCAACTGGGACAACAGGATACGGCAGGGATTGATTTTACATTTGACGAGAAAAAAGAAACGTTAGAAGAAGTGCTGTCATCTCAGAAAGTAGACCAATATTTTTCCAATCTGTTTGAAGTACGAAATGGATTACTTTGGACAGATCTGGATTTTACGGAAGGTATGGAGGAGCGAAAAGTATATGCATATGACTGTGAGGAATTACATGAGCGTCTGAAAAACAGATTGAATCCATATTCTTGGGAAGAATCCCCATTTTTGATAGCAGAATCAGGGTACAATGAGATTTTACGTTCAAAAGGAATGGAACCTTTGAACTTAAAGGAACATCAGATGGCAATTTACGGGCACCCCACATATTTGTCGGATGAGACTGCAAAGAGCGTAGAGAAACTTCTGAAAGAGAAAGTTTTTGTGCAGATAGAAGAGACCGATTATGAAATCATTCCAAGAGTATGCAATGACAATCTGGTGGCAGACCGGATGTTGACGATCATGTATGGTTTTATTGTACCGGACGAGGTTTTTGATGTCTTTGTAGCAGACGGAAGCTATTCTTACTGGAACGGGATTCTTGGTCCGGTTCTGGTAAAGGAGGAAGGATTGCTCAAAGCAGTGATGTCTGTCAATGACCGTCTAAAAACAACCGATCTGCATTATGAAAGTTATCTGGGAACAGCCGGACGGCATATGTTTTATCAGGTGGCATTGGGATATACGACGATCTATCTGGCTGTGATTTTTTTGATTATCGCAAATACACTCATTGGAGTTCAGTTTTTAATTCAGCAGGAGAAGACCGGGGCACGCTACAGCGTTCTGCTTACACTGGGAAGTAACTACAAAGAGCTCTGTCATTGTGCGAAAGTTCAGATCTGGTGGCACTATGGACTGGTATTGAGCGTTGCATTTTTCAGTAGTGTGTTTGGGGTCTGGACATTGTTCCGGCTGATTGGACAGGTGCAGGAAGTAAAAGTTTTCTGGCAGATGGCAGGAAGTGTGTTTCTTTTCTTGTGTCTGATAGAAACAGCTTATATAATAGGAGTTATAAAGACAAGCAATCGCAGGATTTTGAAATTTATTCAGAGAAAACGGCAGGAGTAG